The Corynebacterium poyangense genome includes a window with the following:
- a CDS encoding IclR family transcriptional regulator, with protein sequence MANSSSGESVLARAARVVQAFSPNSPQLSASQIARSADLSTSTAHRLCLQMLEVGLLDRLDNGNFVLGGRAWESFLQTSPIERLRALSQPILGRLHAKLRCYVALAIPDFPQRQTLNLDYRDEFGEAEILAYHGGRADIFMTSSGIALLAFGPQQWLKELKSGGPLLRPTFFGDPVETSVVMEQVQLCQERGYSHIIGGVVAENTAIAAPVWGPHSSVVAAVSCTILTEQADPAHISEAVMNAADELSIRITSMKRFAY encoded by the coding sequence GTGGCAAATTCCTCATCAGGCGAATCGGTGCTTGCCCGCGCAGCACGTGTCGTCCAGGCATTCAGTCCAAATTCTCCTCAGTTGAGCGCCTCTCAGATAGCAAGATCTGCAGACCTTAGCACCTCCACAGCACACCGTCTTTGCTTGCAAATGCTGGAGGTTGGATTGCTTGATCGGCTAGACAATGGAAATTTTGTGCTAGGCGGACGAGCTTGGGAATCGTTTTTGCAGACCAGCCCGATAGAACGGTTGCGAGCCCTTTCTCAGCCCATCCTGGGGCGTTTACACGCGAAATTGCGCTGTTATGTCGCTTTAGCGATACCTGATTTCCCGCAAAGGCAAACGCTTAATCTGGACTATCGCGATGAGTTTGGGGAGGCTGAAATCCTCGCATACCATGGAGGACGTGCTGATATCTTCATGACTTCTTCAGGGATTGCGTTATTGGCGTTCGGGCCCCAACAGTGGCTTAAAGAATTAAAGTCCGGCGGCCCTTTGTTGCGTCCAACGTTCTTTGGGGATCCTGTTGAAACCTCAGTGGTGATGGAGCAGGTGCAGCTATGTCAAGAAAGGGGATATTCCCATATCATTGGTGGGGTAGTTGCTGAGAATACGGCAATAGCTGCTCCGGTATGGGGGCCCCATTCTTCAGTAGTCGCCGCAGTTAGCTGCACAATTCTTACGGAGCAAGCCGATCCGGCGCACATCTCTGAGGCGGTTATGAATGCGGCTGATGAGCTAAGCATCAGAATCACCAGCATGAAAAGATTCGCATACTGA
- a CDS encoding MaoC family dehydratase — translation MDIQPKNIISFHDAQKLEGKDLGYSSWVEITQDRINTFADATDDHQWIHTDPEQAKDGPFGTAIAHGFLTLSLIIPMWTELLDITDVSTKVNYGLDRVRFTAPVPVGSRVRLGARITEITEVKGDGLHIVAEGNIEIEGQERPAVVATFITRVYP, via the coding sequence ATGGATATTCAGCCCAAGAACATTATTAGTTTTCATGATGCGCAGAAATTAGAGGGGAAAGATCTGGGATATTCCTCTTGGGTAGAGATCACGCAAGACCGCATCAACACATTCGCCGATGCAACTGATGATCATCAGTGGATTCATACTGATCCTGAACAGGCTAAAGACGGACCGTTCGGTACAGCTATTGCCCACGGTTTTCTCACCCTTTCGTTGATTATTCCAATGTGGACTGAGCTGCTCGACATTACTGATGTATCAACAAAAGTTAATTATGGCTTAGATCGAGTGCGCTTTACAGCTCCTGTGCCAGTCGGATCAAGGGTTCGCCTAGGAGCTCGAATCACCGAAATAACAGAAGTGAAAGGAGATGGATTGCACATAGTTGCTGAGGGAAATATTGAGATTGAAGGCCAGGAAAGACCTGCAGTTGTCGCAACTTTTATCACGCGGGTTTACCCTTAG
- a CDS encoding MFS transporter, with amino-acid sequence MSTGHPVKTPKKAALASFLGSTLEYYDFVIYGSASALIFNHLFFPKGDATVATIASLASFGVAYIARPIGGLLMSHIGDKIGRKTALMITLVVMGLASISIGLLPTYDSVGILATILLFACRIAQGFSAGAESAGASTMTMEHSPEGRRAFFTSSVMVGCSAGNVLAGLVFMPFLALPEEHLMSWGWRVPFLLSALVLLVAYFVRTHLEETPVFEKTEEAEPAEFVPAVEVLKNQWRDVLRIVGVTLYSVVQTTFMVYTLTYGTDVAGIPRATMVQINTLAMAVSLATIPAAAIVSDKIGRRPVLVFGAIGCIITTYLYFTALNDRNIGLLFFLCVLNQGFFYSCWNGVWTVYFPEMFSASVRYTGMAMGNQVGLVFVGFAPSIATVLRDWAGWLAVVGFVSLSIAFAAFLILTSKETAFVRLEDLGAEHDPLRKRSKENSMLEA; translated from the coding sequence ATGAGTACAGGCCATCCAGTGAAAACACCAAAGAAAGCGGCTTTAGCATCCTTTTTGGGTTCCACCTTGGAATACTATGACTTTGTCATTTACGGTTCGGCGTCGGCATTAATATTCAATCATCTCTTCTTCCCCAAAGGCGATGCTACTGTCGCAACCATTGCCTCCCTAGCGTCTTTCGGTGTGGCATATATCGCTCGTCCAATAGGTGGCCTGTTGATGAGTCACATAGGAGATAAAATTGGACGCAAGACCGCTTTGATGATCACGCTCGTGGTCATGGGATTGGCGTCCATTAGTATTGGCTTACTGCCTACTTATGATTCGGTTGGTATTCTTGCAACCATTTTGCTATTTGCCTGTCGCATAGCTCAAGGATTCTCGGCGGGTGCCGAATCTGCGGGGGCATCGACAATGACTATGGAGCATTCCCCGGAAGGGCGGCGTGCTTTCTTTACTTCTTCGGTAATGGTTGGCTGCTCGGCAGGAAATGTGCTGGCAGGTCTGGTGTTTATGCCTTTTCTTGCTCTTCCGGAAGAACATCTCATGAGTTGGGGGTGGCGAGTTCCTTTCTTGCTTTCAGCCCTGGTTCTTTTAGTTGCCTATTTTGTCCGGACTCATCTAGAGGAGACGCCAGTTTTTGAGAAAACTGAAGAAGCTGAGCCAGCTGAGTTTGTTCCAGCTGTAGAAGTTCTGAAAAATCAGTGGAGAGACGTACTGAGAATTGTCGGGGTAACTCTCTATTCTGTTGTCCAAACAACTTTCATGGTTTATACATTGACGTATGGTACCGACGTAGCTGGAATTCCCAGAGCAACAATGGTTCAGATCAACACATTGGCCATGGCGGTTTCTCTCGCTACAATTCCTGCTGCTGCAATTGTTTCGGACAAGATCGGGCGGCGTCCCGTACTGGTGTTTGGTGCAATAGGCTGCATTATCACGACGTATCTATATTTCACCGCTCTAAATGACCGTAACATTGGACTTCTATTTTTCCTTTGCGTCCTCAACCAAGGATTCTTCTATTCTTGCTGGAACGGGGTCTGGACAGTCTATTTCCCAGAGATGTTCTCAGCTTCGGTTCGCTATACCGGAATGGCTATGGGCAACCAAGTGGGTTTGGTGTTTGTAGGTTTTGCTCCAAGCATTGCAACCGTTCTTAGGGATTGGGCAGGCTGGTTAGCGGTAGTAGGTTTCGTTTCATTGAGCATTGCGTTCGCAGCTTTCCTTATATTGACGAGTAAAGAAACAGCATTTGTGCGTCTAGAAGACTTAGGGGCAGAACATGACCCCTTACGGAAACGTTCAAAAGAAAACTCAATGCTAGAAGCATAA
- a CDS encoding MarR family winged helix-turn-helix transcriptional regulator — translation MSTSRHPNIPEDHEHLLDSPLATEMQFLLARATARGSGHANQALASLGIKVRQYSVLSLACSESKLTQRELALFLGLDPSQVVGIVDQLQLQGLVERTPDPTDKRSRIISATHKGRQLYQQAQAITHASENHTLAPLTPGERALLLELLIKIAF, via the coding sequence ATGAGCACAAGCCGTCACCCCAATATCCCAGAGGACCATGAGCATTTACTTGACTCTCCCCTAGCTACTGAAATGCAGTTCCTTTTAGCCCGCGCCACCGCTCGGGGTTCTGGGCACGCCAACCAGGCCCTAGCCTCTTTAGGCATTAAAGTTCGTCAGTATTCAGTCCTGTCTCTAGCCTGCTCCGAATCTAAATTAACCCAACGTGAACTGGCACTTTTCCTTGGCCTTGACCCTAGTCAAGTAGTGGGAATTGTGGATCAACTGCAGCTACAGGGGCTGGTTGAACGCACACCGGACCCCACAGATAAACGTTCTCGGATTATTAGCGCCACCCACAAAGGGAGGCAGCTTTATCAGCAGGCGCAGGCAATCACCCACGCTTCCGAGAACCACACCTTAGCCCCACTCACCCCGGGAGAACGAGCGTTATTATTAGAGCTTCTCATCAAAATAGCTTTTTAA
- a CDS encoding acyl-CoA dehydrogenase family protein, with protein sequence MMSENYVIPSDVFALAEDLSPTEQELLLELRRTLEKEISPYLNEAWEKATLPDNFINVLESLDLIDPPLLRARGEDVRPLYCAFRTFELARCDINIATLYNAHAGLFRTACLEGGDQSQIEQWKEKIDSHQIRGVFALTEPDHGSDIAGGLATTAEQKSDGSWVIQGSKRWIGGAHTADYLCTFARDKADGQVKAFLVPRESPGVHLELIPHKASLRIMQNAEISYQNVEVSDALRLKNINSFRDVARCLRLMRSDVAWIAAGATAGAYEAAVRFVRSREQFSQPLGSFQLIQEKLSRMLSNVTSNLALCTAITRRQAQGCYRDEDSALVKMTTARRLRETVALAREVCGGNGILLDNDVARFHADAEAVYSYEGTDEINSLILGRSIIGISAFT encoded by the coding sequence ATGATGTCGGAAAATTATGTTATTCCGAGTGATGTATTTGCGCTCGCAGAAGATTTGAGTCCGACGGAACAAGAATTGTTGTTAGAGCTCCGGCGAACGTTAGAGAAAGAAATTTCTCCGTATCTTAATGAGGCGTGGGAAAAAGCTACGCTACCGGACAATTTTATTAACGTTTTGGAAAGCCTCGATCTTATTGATCCCCCTTTGCTTCGAGCCCGTGGAGAAGACGTTCGGCCGCTGTATTGCGCTTTTCGTACATTTGAGCTGGCGCGATGCGATATTAATATCGCTACTCTCTATAACGCTCACGCTGGCCTATTTAGAACTGCATGTTTGGAAGGTGGGGATCAATCTCAAATCGAGCAGTGGAAAGAAAAAATTGACTCACACCAGATTCGTGGAGTTTTTGCGCTAACGGAACCTGATCATGGCTCTGATATAGCAGGCGGTTTAGCTACTACAGCTGAACAAAAATCAGATGGAAGCTGGGTGATTCAAGGTTCAAAGCGGTGGATAGGTGGAGCTCATACAGCAGATTATCTATGTACTTTTGCTAGAGACAAAGCTGATGGTCAAGTTAAGGCTTTTTTAGTGCCACGAGAATCCCCTGGTGTACATCTGGAATTAATACCGCATAAAGCCAGCCTTCGAATAATGCAGAATGCTGAAATTTCTTATCAGAATGTTGAAGTTTCTGATGCCCTGAGACTCAAAAATATCAATAGTTTTCGAGACGTGGCTCGTTGCTTAAGGCTTATGCGTTCAGATGTTGCGTGGATAGCTGCAGGGGCAACTGCTGGGGCATACGAAGCCGCGGTACGTTTTGTTCGTAGCAGGGAGCAATTTTCCCAACCACTGGGTAGTTTTCAACTCATTCAAGAGAAATTGAGCAGAATGCTCTCAAATGTGACTAGCAACCTGGCGCTGTGTACAGCAATAACTCGACGACAGGCTCAGGGGTGTTACCGAGATGAGGACTCGGCTCTAGTAAAAATGACAACCGCTCGTCGACTAAGAGAAACGGTGGCGTTGGCTCGGGAGGTCTGCGGTGGGAATGGAATTCTCTTGGACAATGATGTCGCACGTTTTCACGCTGATGCCGAAGCTGTCTATTCCTATGAAGGAACAGATGAAATCAATTCCCTTATTCTAGGCCGTTCCATCATCGGGATCAGTGCCTTTACCTAG
- a CDS encoding SDR family NAD(P)-dependent oxidoreductase: protein MSLKDKVVIITGAGAGLGLAYAKEIARQGGSVVLNDVDQDALDKAVGEIRENGGRAVAVVAAVGSSETAQQLVDAAVTEFGHLDGLVTNAGILRDKSFLKMSDDDFDAVIAVHLRGTFTCARAAYEHFKSNGVEGRIVCIGSPTGQRGNFGQTNYAAAKAGIVGMVRTWALEMKRAGVCVNAVIPVAATAMTRTVPFFQKAIEAIDSGEEIPEFFRRELGFGTAEDVAGIVAFLCSPDAAGISGQVIGVGGDRLQVWTHPEPVVEEYHSGGWDYATLLGEGKDLIVGNLQSVGEKFPELPTELQPEK from the coding sequence ATGTCTCTCAAGGATAAGGTTGTCATCATAACCGGTGCAGGTGCCGGATTAGGTTTGGCATACGCAAAGGAAATAGCTCGCCAAGGCGGAAGCGTCGTACTTAATGATGTTGATCAGGATGCCCTCGACAAAGCCGTAGGTGAAATCCGAGAGAATGGTGGACGGGCAGTGGCAGTTGTTGCTGCTGTGGGGAGTAGCGAAACCGCCCAGCAACTTGTAGATGCTGCTGTCACGGAGTTTGGGCACCTTGATGGTCTGGTGACAAATGCCGGAATTCTCCGAGATAAATCATTCCTCAAAATGTCTGATGATGATTTCGACGCCGTTATCGCGGTGCATTTACGCGGTACCTTTACCTGCGCCCGTGCTGCCTATGAGCACTTCAAGTCCAATGGTGTTGAAGGTCGAATTGTCTGTATTGGATCTCCCACTGGGCAGCGGGGAAACTTCGGACAAACCAATTATGCGGCTGCAAAAGCTGGCATTGTAGGTATGGTCAGGACATGGGCTTTGGAGATGAAGCGCGCAGGGGTTTGTGTTAATGCAGTAATTCCTGTGGCAGCTACAGCTATGACGCGAACGGTTCCCTTTTTCCAAAAAGCCATTGAGGCAATTGACAGCGGAGAAGAAATTCCGGAATTCTTTCGCCGTGAATTAGGCTTTGGAACAGCTGAAGATGTTGCCGGGATTGTTGCTTTTCTTTGTTCCCCGGACGCTGCTGGAATTAGTGGTCAGGTAATTGGTGTTGGTGGTGACCGTCTTCAAGTTTGGACGCACCCGGAACCGGTTGTCGAAGAATATCACTCAGGTGGCTGGGATTATGCGACTCTCCTAGGTGAGGGCAAGGATCTCATTGTGGGGAATCTTCAATCTGTTGGGGAAAAATTCCCTGAATTACCGACTGAATTGCAGCCCGAAAAATAG
- a CDS encoding muconolactone Delta-isomerase gives MLFIARMTVEFSESLSPEEIREYQQREKAYSAALQEKGIMKAIWRVAGQYSNYSIYNVRDHDHLHEIMTGFPMFQYMDIKIEPLSRHPNALHYYFQE, from the coding sequence ATGCTATTCATAGCTAGAATGACTGTGGAATTTTCGGAATCTCTTTCACCTGAAGAGATCCGTGAATACCAACAACGGGAGAAAGCCTATTCTGCAGCGCTGCAGGAAAAAGGGATTATGAAAGCGATTTGGAGAGTCGCTGGTCAGTATTCAAATTATTCGATTTATAACGTCCGAGACCACGATCATCTCCATGAGATAATGACTGGTTTTCCGATGTTTCAATACATGGATATTAAAATTGAGCCACTTTCTCGGCACCCCAACGCTTTGCACTACTATTTCCAGGAATAA
- a CDS encoding acyl-CoA synthetase translates to MFNHSIGTWIHRRRIKSADHPAIIYDNEHITYSQLAEEIDKTSQALLSLGVKGGDRIAFLGENSVEFIQALCGITQVGAIFVPINTRLAAPEISFQLQDTLPKVFICAEELLTTGLDAIKDTEISTLIVIGHIPNNCTFPDNLEVHTWSKVVDNAANLHPQASVDLHDAAMILFTSGTTGNPKGAVLSHENLVWNTFNVITDYDYTSQDVALMISPMFHVAALGMGVLPVLLKGGTVVLEKQFRPDRALKLIEQYGVTSMSGVPTTYQMLCDHPDWSTTDISTLRQLTCGGSAVPSRVLDAYEERGLRFTMGYGMTETSPGVTSLPGRYSREKQGSSGLPHFHTTIRIVDLFGNPVPVGKEGEIQVSGPNVIEHYWNRDEANRSSFEHVDGAVWLRTGDLGYLDDQGFLHVSDRIKDMIISGGENIYPAQVENEIAKLEGVATAAVFGVPDQRWGEVPRAVIQMREGYHLNEADVVEYLSSRLARYKVPKTIFFVDELPRTASGKVKKHDLRKNYGE, encoded by the coding sequence ATGTTTAACCACAGTATCGGTACCTGGATCCACCGTCGTCGAATCAAATCAGCAGATCATCCCGCAATAATTTATGACAATGAACATATAACCTACAGCCAATTGGCTGAAGAGATTGATAAAACATCACAAGCTTTACTTTCACTGGGGGTAAAGGGTGGAGACCGAATCGCATTTTTGGGTGAAAATTCTGTTGAGTTTATTCAGGCTTTATGCGGAATTACACAAGTAGGAGCAATCTTTGTACCTATTAATACCCGCCTGGCAGCTCCCGAAATATCGTTTCAACTACAAGATACCCTTCCCAAAGTATTCATCTGCGCTGAGGAACTGCTCACAACAGGTTTAGACGCCATAAAAGACACGGAAATTTCAACTCTTATAGTTATCGGTCACATTCCCAATAACTGTACGTTTCCAGACAATCTAGAAGTCCATACCTGGTCAAAAGTCGTGGATAATGCTGCGAACCTGCACCCCCAAGCCTCGGTTGATCTTCACGACGCTGCCATGATCTTGTTTACCTCGGGAACAACCGGCAATCCTAAAGGAGCAGTACTCAGCCACGAAAATTTAGTATGGAATACCTTTAATGTCATTACAGACTACGACTACACATCTCAAGATGTTGCCCTCATGATTTCTCCTATGTTCCATGTTGCTGCACTAGGAATGGGAGTTTTGCCGGTCCTCTTAAAAGGCGGGACTGTCGTTTTAGAAAAGCAATTTAGACCAGACAGGGCGTTGAAACTCATCGAACAATACGGTGTCACCAGTATGTCCGGAGTTCCAACCACCTACCAAATGCTGTGTGATCATCCAGACTGGTCCACTACCGATATCTCTACTCTGCGGCAACTAACCTGTGGAGGATCGGCTGTTCCCTCCCGCGTGCTGGACGCATACGAAGAGCGCGGACTTCGTTTCACTATGGGGTATGGAATGACTGAAACTAGCCCAGGAGTTACTAGTCTGCCAGGCCGTTATTCACGGGAGAAGCAAGGATCAAGCGGACTCCCGCATTTTCATACCACTATTCGCATTGTGGATCTCTTCGGCAACCCAGTACCTGTCGGAAAAGAAGGCGAAATTCAAGTTTCTGGCCCTAATGTCATCGAACATTACTGGAATCGGGATGAAGCTAATCGCTCTTCATTCGAACACGTCGATGGTGCAGTTTGGCTTCGTACTGGCGATCTCGGCTATCTAGATGACCAAGGTTTTCTTCACGTTTCAGATCGAATTAAAGACATGATTATTTCAGGAGGCGAGAATATCTACCCGGCGCAGGTAGAAAATGAAATCGCCAAATTAGAGGGAGTGGCGACGGCTGCCGTATTCGGCGTTCCTGATCAACGATGGGGTGAGGTCCCACGAGCGGTAATCCAAATGCGTGAAGGCTACCATCTCAATGAAGCGGACGTCGTGGAATATCTCTCGTCCCGGCTGGCTCGTTATAAGGTACCCAAGACGATTTTCTTTGTGGATGAGTTACCCCGTACTGCCTCTGGGAAGGTGAAAAAGCACGACCTTCGGAAGAATTACGGCGAGTAG
- a CDS encoding amidohydrolase family protein — translation MLYHSAIDVGKIDAIDTHVHLEVDECGHKSMPEEFFTASEKYFKAEERTPTIDSIAELYRSINTAAVVFTIDARTQLGHYPNSIDHLVEGCAKHNDILIPFGTVDPRTGKEAIKEAQRQAHELGVRGFKFHPSVQGFDPSQPEFYPLWEALESIGLPIVSHTGQNGMGAGLRGGAGIKLRYSNPLLLDDVAADFPGLDIIMAHPSVPWQEEANSIAVHKKNVFIDLSGWSPRYFPESLLKMANNLLSDKLLFGTDFPLITPAKWLKNFAELPIKDEVRPKILKDNAVRVLGLS, via the coding sequence ATGCTGTATCACAGTGCAATTGATGTCGGCAAAATCGACGCTATAGACACCCATGTCCACCTTGAAGTAGATGAGTGTGGACATAAATCAATGCCCGAGGAATTCTTTACTGCGTCAGAGAAGTATTTTAAGGCAGAAGAAAGAACTCCCACCATTGATAGTATTGCTGAGCTATATCGGAGCATAAACACTGCTGCGGTTGTTTTCACTATCGACGCCCGTACTCAATTAGGTCACTATCCGAATTCGATTGATCATTTGGTGGAAGGCTGCGCCAAGCATAATGACATTCTTATTCCCTTCGGTACAGTGGACCCGCGAACTGGGAAAGAAGCGATCAAAGAAGCCCAACGTCAGGCTCATGAGCTGGGTGTTCGAGGTTTTAAATTCCATCCCTCTGTCCAGGGTTTCGATCCTTCACAACCTGAGTTTTATCCGCTCTGGGAAGCGCTAGAAAGTATTGGGCTACCTATCGTTTCTCATACTGGTCAAAACGGAATGGGAGCTGGACTTCGAGGTGGCGCCGGGATAAAGCTTCGATACTCTAATCCACTGCTTTTGGACGATGTGGCGGCTGATTTTCCAGGTTTAGACATCATCATGGCTCATCCTTCGGTCCCCTGGCAGGAAGAGGCGAATTCCATCGCAGTTCACAAAAAGAACGTATTCATTGATCTGTCTGGGTGGTCTCCTCGGTATTTCCCGGAATCTTTGTTAAAGATGGCTAATAACCTGCTTAGCGATAAACTGCTTTTCGGTACGGATTTCCCGTTAATTACACCCGCTAAGTGGTTGAAGAACTTTGCTGAACTCCCCATTAAGGACGAGGTGAGGCCAAAGATTCTTAAAGATAATGCTGTCCGAGTGTTGGGGCTGTCATGA
- a CDS encoding MFS transporter yields the protein MSAPTATGRTNRSSSPSELRKERQRVIFSSYLGSTIEYYDFLLYASAAALVFPSVFFSNLDSLAATVASYGTFAAGYLARPFGGVIFGHFGDKVGRKKMLMISMFIMGIASTLIGCVPSASSIGSWGAIILVLLRVCQGIAVGGEWGGAALMALEHSHQKSRGFAASFVNAGAPSGSALGTLVLGLAASLTSSEDFLAWGWRIPFLMSFLLLILGLVIRSTVSESPMFTAAMKKLDEQQRGKPSFPIVEVLRNPKTVILTMLGGASGFALQVLLSTFSVKYATEYGAQRSTVLYMFALASIISVLFVISFAALSDRFGRKPVMISGLVLFIAYVYPMFWLLRSNNAFFIFLAFTLALAIHALVFGPLAAFISEQFGTGSRYTGASLGYQFATLIGAGFTPSILAYFYNPGSGASITPVVIFLVFMTIASGIAIFLTRETRHVDIR from the coding sequence ATGTCAGCTCCAACAGCCACCGGTAGGACCAACCGGAGCAGCTCCCCTAGCGAGCTGCGAAAAGAACGCCAACGTGTCATTTTCTCCAGCTATCTTGGCTCGACGATTGAGTACTATGACTTCCTGCTCTATGCATCAGCAGCAGCTCTCGTCTTTCCAAGCGTCTTCTTCTCAAATCTTGATTCCCTAGCTGCAACCGTCGCTTCCTATGGAACCTTCGCCGCGGGGTATCTCGCCCGCCCCTTTGGCGGTGTGATTTTTGGCCATTTCGGCGACAAGGTAGGCCGAAAGAAAATGCTGATGATCTCCATGTTCATCATGGGTATTGCGTCCACCCTCATCGGTTGTGTCCCATCAGCAAGTAGCATTGGCTCGTGGGGAGCTATCATTCTGGTTCTCTTACGAGTTTGTCAAGGAATCGCCGTTGGTGGCGAATGGGGTGGGGCAGCGTTAATGGCCCTTGAGCATTCGCATCAAAAGTCCAGAGGCTTCGCCGCGTCCTTCGTTAATGCCGGTGCTCCTTCGGGTTCCGCACTAGGAACGCTGGTACTAGGCCTGGCAGCCTCACTGACCTCAAGTGAAGATTTCCTGGCCTGGGGGTGGCGCATTCCCTTCCTGATGTCATTCTTATTGCTCATCCTCGGCCTTGTGATTCGGTCGACAGTGTCCGAGTCCCCCATGTTTACCGCGGCCATGAAGAAATTAGATGAGCAACAACGCGGAAAACCGTCCTTTCCGATTGTGGAGGTTCTCCGTAACCCTAAGACCGTAATCTTAACTATGCTTGGCGGCGCTTCTGGTTTTGCACTTCAGGTATTGCTATCCACTTTCTCTGTAAAATACGCCACGGAATATGGCGCCCAGCGCTCAACCGTTCTCTACATGTTCGCGCTGGCTTCGATTATTTCAGTACTATTTGTTATTTCCTTCGCTGCGTTATCAGACCGTTTCGGACGCAAGCCAGTAATGATCTCTGGTCTAGTGCTATTTATCGCCTATGTTTATCCGATGTTCTGGCTCTTGCGCTCCAATAATGCTTTCTTCATTTTCCTTGCTTTTACTTTAGCTCTCGCGATACACGCCCTGGTTTTTGGCCCATTAGCAGCTTTTATCTCTGAGCAATTCGGAACCGGTTCCCGATACACCGGGGCATCTTTAGGCTACCAATTCGCAACCCTCATCGGAGCTGGCTTCACCCCGTCTATTTTGGCTTACTTCTACAACCCGGGCTCCGGAGCGTCCATCACACCCGTCGTTATTTTCTTAGTCTTCATGACCATTGCTTCTGGAATCGCCATTTTTCTTACACGAGAGACCCGACACGTAGATATCCGTTGA
- a CDS encoding muconate/chloromuconate family cycloisomerase has product MRSDLRIRSVETRILDVPLIRPHGFATTVAEFQSILLVKLSLENGAVGYGEGVVPGGPWWGGESVETMQAIIEKYLKPLVIGKNVNEVSDFIGLAGTIVAKNRFAKAALEIAMYDAWARALGLPLVDLLGGAFRKSIPVTWALGVLPLEEALEEVEEQHEAFGFESFKLKMGSGDPQRDCHRIAELVSSKKDQFGFRIDVNARWGRLEALTFLPLLAEAGVELFEQPTPAHDLGLLTEIRHRCHVPVMADESVCSPADALRVVHAEAADVLAIKTTKVGGLSEAKKVAAIAEAAGLACHAATSLEGPIGTAATLHFSMSTPAINFGSELFGPLLLADSYIQEEFIYEKGEVALPKGTGLGVNPDWTQVEKFTRK; this is encoded by the coding sequence ATGAGAAGTGACTTAAGAATAAGGTCGGTCGAGACTCGAATTTTGGATGTACCTCTTATTCGCCCTCACGGTTTTGCCACTACTGTGGCAGAATTCCAGTCTATTCTCTTGGTGAAGCTAAGCCTGGAGAACGGCGCCGTCGGCTATGGGGAAGGGGTCGTCCCCGGCGGGCCGTGGTGGGGCGGTGAATCAGTCGAGACGATGCAAGCGATCATTGAAAAATACTTAAAACCGCTTGTCATCGGAAAGAATGTCAATGAAGTCAGCGACTTTATCGGACTGGCCGGAACAATAGTTGCCAAAAACAGATTCGCTAAAGCAGCCCTTGAGATCGCAATGTATGATGCGTGGGCGCGTGCGCTTGGATTACCTTTAGTTGATCTTTTGGGTGGAGCCTTTAGGAAATCCATCCCAGTCACCTGGGCTTTAGGGGTTCTGCCTTTAGAAGAGGCTCTCGAGGAAGTCGAGGAGCAGCATGAGGCTTTCGGATTTGAGTCTTTCAAGCTCAAAATGGGATCTGGAGATCCTCAGCGAGATTGTCATCGAATTGCGGAACTTGTTAGCTCAAAGAAAGACCAATTTGGTTTTAGGATTGATGTCAATGCCCGGTGGGGACGCTTGGAAGCCTTAACTTTCCTGCCACTTCTTGCGGAAGCGGGGGTTGAGCTCTTTGAACAACCCACTCCAGCGCATGATTTAGGTCTCCTCACGGAGATCAGGCATAGATGCCATGTCCCGGTCATGGCTGATGAATCAGTATGCTCCCCGGCCGACGCTCTTCGTGTTGTCCACGCTGAAGCTGCTGATGTCCTAGCGATCAAGACCACAAAGGTCGGTGGACTCTCGGAAGCTAAGAAGGTTGCAGCGATTGCAGAAGCAGCTGGTTTGGCCTGTCATGCTGCTACAAGTCTTGAAGGTCCCATAGGAACTGCCGCAACCTTACATTTTTCAATGTCCACCCCGGCCATCAATTTTGGGAGCGAACTCTTTGGCCCGCTATTGCTCGCTGATTCCTACATTCAGGAAGAATTCATCTATGAAAAGGGAGAGGTGGCTCTTCCAAAAGGAACGGGTCTAGGAGTGAATCCAGATTGGACCCAAGTTGAGAAATTCACAAGGAAGTAA